Below is a window of Aquarana catesbeiana isolate 2022-GZ linkage group LG11, ASM4218655v1, whole genome shotgun sequence DNA.
aaaaaaaaatacaagtgctAATATGTTTATAATAAATACACTAGAAATAAATAGCAATTTGTTGAGACCTCAGTGTGTTGGTTGTGTTCATTAAGAGACAGAAAACTATCTAAATCAAATCACAGCTTACTTCTAAACTCCGACTGCCACGTCCATTTTGCGcctcggcttcaccctgcgtctcctcctcctcctcggcttcaccctaggtctcctcctcctcggcttcaccctgcatctcctcctcctcctcagcttcaccctgcatctcctcctcctcggcttcacccagtgtctcctcctcctcctctgcttcacCCTGCGCCTCCCCCCTCCTCGGCTttaccctgcatctcctcctcctcctcggcttcaccctgagtctcctcctcggcttcaccctgcttctcctcctcctcggcttcaccctgcgtctccttctcctcctcggctGCCAATAAATCCAATCACAGCTTACTACTAAACTCCGACTGCCACGTCCATTTTGCGCCTTGGCTTCACCCTGCATTTCCTTCTCCTCTGCTTCACCCTGcatttcctcctcctcggcttcaccctgtgtctcctcctcctcctcggcttcagcctgcgtctcctcctcggcttcagcctgcgtctcctcctcctcggcttcaccctgcatctcctcctcctcctcctcggcttcaccctgcgtcgCCCCCTCCTCCTCGGCTACACCCTgcgtctccttctcctcctcggctacaccctgcgtctcctcctcctcggcttcaccctgcgtctcctcctcctcctcgtcttcaccctgcgtctcctcctcctcctcggcttcaccctgcgtctcctcctcctcctcggcttcaccctgcgtctcctcctcctcctcggctacaccctgcgtctccttctcctcctcggctacaccctgcgtctcctcctcctcggcttcaccctgtgtctcctcctcctcctcagcttcaccctgcatctcctcctccttagCTTCACCCTGCGCCTCCCCCTCctcggcttcaccctgcatctcctccttctcctcctcggcttcaccctgcgtctcctcctcctcctcagcttcaccctgcatctcctcctccttagCTTCACCCTGCGCCTCCCCCTCctcggcttcaccctgcatctcctccttctcctcctcggcttcaccctgcatctcctccttctcctcctcggcttcaccctgcatctcctcagcttcaccctgtgtcttcttctcctcctcagctGCCAATACAATCACtgctcctctcagccaatcgggtcttaagacccacttgCTGATTGCCCGCGAAGAGAAATCGGGAAGACAATAGTGACTATTTATTccttattgtcacacaactgggtgggcttggtgcagtgttctgtgccctgagcctacccttttttttaagccaattagagcctcgggctgtAATCACGcacttccaaaaaaacaaaaacccccattggaattcatgcatctggcgccctgcatgtagattaggagttGAGCGCACGGTCACGTCACTGTGCTACAGTAACAGAACGCTCATCGGACAGGGGAGAGGCGATTGGGGAAGCCGAGGTCTGGTCGGCCCCCAGTGCCATGATGAGACCGGATTTTTACAGGCAcataggtgtattttttttttttttttttcattaaatgtaaCAGATGATATTTTGCGGCATCTACATACATTATCCCTATTAGATCACCAACAAATGAAACAATTCCCCACGGAAACCTTTTGTCTAGGTTGGAACGCCACCCCggatattattatacatgatttatatcgTGCCAACAGTTTTTTCAGAAATtgtaatataaagggagacaacacagttcaatacagaaggattaGAAGGgccttgctcatggagcttacaatctaaaaagggagggagaggtgatacaaaaggtaataaaactgtggggggatgagctgatggagatggCTGCCGTTCATTTTTTGGTGGGGTGGGTTACtctgaataaatattttttcagggatcgcctaaaagggAACAGGGTAAGAGATACCcaaacagattggggtaaggagttccagagaatgggagaggatCTGGAGGcaaacatgggaggaggtgaggaGGGAGCGTAGAGAAAAGgatgtcctgggaggagcagagtggaCAATATGTCAACATGAGGTTGGTGTAattcagagtgggggggggggggggggggcgctctaatacaggacgtgtgttactggccagatcaccaggtgaaaacaaaggggaaaagcctaaaaaaaaccccagaaaacaaatgcagccgccacatctaatgattggtaagctgcaatatatgacatttctgGTTTTGGGTTCATTACCTCTTTACCACAATGCATGTCAACTCATTTCCGCCCGctccatagccgaaagatggctacagcacggccCATAATTGCCAAGAGGGCATCCATTTACGTCCTCCTGAGATCACGCTGCTGCACGCCCCCCTGTGGGCGCACGGTGCACTGTGATCAGCCAGtgaatgagactcggctgatcacagccACGTGACAGCCATgtgatcagccaatgacagctgatcacatgatgtaaacagaagatcggtaatcttttttttttttctcctcacactgacagcatgaggagaaaaaaaaaaaaaagcaatcaccGGCTTCTTTCAGAGGGGCATCGGCCTCTCACACAGAGAGCCACCACAGCCTCATCTGTGGCTACCAGTACCACTTCATCAGTGGAGCCTCATTggcatcggtgcagcctcatcaggtgcagcctcatcaggtgAAGCCTCATCAGGTGAAGCCTCATCAGGTGAAGCCTCATCGGTGCACAACAATGAActagaaaaatgacctgtttggaAAATgttataaaacagttttttttttgttttttcaaaatttttaagcttttttagttttttagcataccaccaaaagaaagctgtgtgacagcgctgaaagctgagaattgtcttgggcgggaaggggggggggtgtgcccgGTAGGCGAGTGGTTAACTCACGGGGTGACACATGATCATTTAACGCACCGCAAACACAACTCTGACACCTGAACGGGCCCTTAAAGGTTTCCCACAACATAATGGCCGGGGGTGAAGGGGCTCCTACTCCTGTATCACATCCTGGAACCACATTATGAAGAACGTCATACACTCCACAACAAAAACGCTGCACTTAGgaattatcagaatttattttgaAACATAAAATACAAAACATCTCTTTACAGATAAATtacacccaaagaaaaaaaaaaaaaagactaaagcagaaaaaaaaaggcaaatttgaataaaaaaatacaatagatTTATATTGGGATGCTCTGAGAACTACAGCACAATAACATAAATCGGCAACAGCGTGGAGTAAATGGTGGCACATcacacggggtggggggggggtggggggttggggtgcCCGGAAAGTGCTGATAATGCCGTCTCCATGGAAACCTGGGCATTGCAAGGGCCAGTCCACCGAAACAGTATTTCACTGATCAAATCAATCATCTAACTTTATATACACACTTTATGGGACT
It encodes the following:
- the LOC141112855 gene encoding uncharacterized protein → MQGEAEEEKEEMQGEAEEEKEEMQGEAEEGEAQGEAKEEEMQGEAEEEEETQGEAEEEKEEMQGEAEEGEAQGEAKEEEMQGEAEEEEETQGEAEEEETQGVAEEEKETQGVAEEEEETQGEAEEEEETQGEAEEEEETQGEDEEEEETQGEAEEEETQGVAEEEKETQGVAEEEGATQGEAEEEEEEMQGEAEEEETQAEAEEETQAEAEEEEETQGEAEEEEMQGEAEEKEMQGEAKAQNGRGSRSLVVSCDWIYWQPRRRRRRRVKPRRRRSRVKPRRRLRVKPRRRRRCRVKPRRGEAQGEAEEEEETLGEAEEEEMQGEAEEEEEMQGEAEEEET